GATATAATTAAAACCAGAAGTGAATACATCCGGGCCACTATTTTACAGTATCACctttatttttatgtatgtatgtcGTAATTACCACAGCATCTACTTCATGTGGAAATGCCAGGCCCCTTGTGTGGAGGTTGTCTTAGAGTGCTTTCATCTGTATAGACTTAAATTCTTGTTAATATATTGATTACACTGCTTTTAACATACACCGGGCTAGATCCGCTGTAAATCGTGAAGGTATGCCAGTATGCGCCAGTTAAGTGAAGCCCACAATACATGCATATTACAGATGAAGAATGTTAGATATATCAATGCATGTTAGTTTCACTAGAGTGAGGCTTTATGAGTATAAATAGaggttgttttatttatatattttaaaaaaactctcaAAATTAGCTACTGGGCACAACACCAACTCCTCCGTTTTAGCATCTCCCCAGTAAAACTGACTGGGAGAATTGCCTTGCAGCAGCGCAGGTAATGGTTTAGTGTCTCTACACTGGAGGCCACAAAGCCGGCCTTTCATCTTCCGCCAACGTACATATCTACCTTCCTGCTCTCGTGAGCCCAATCTTTTCCCTGCTCTAGCTtcctcatttgttttttttttccccttcttcctagGGCAGGGAGCTTACATTATAGCCAAATGACCAGCTACCTTGTCCTGTGCTCACAGGATTTGCTGACTGATTAGCCACCTTCCTTAATTCAGGGGGTCTGTATTCATTACCTTATTTTCTGCATCAAATACATATGAATGTCTTGAGACTGTTGTAACGTGGGGTGCGTAGCCAATTAGATCCACCTTTGTAAACAAAATCATCCTCTCAGTGAAACTCATGTAAACAGGCTACAGAGAGTAGAAGGAAACTGAGTATTCTTTAAACATTTACATGTAACAACTAAatggacaatttaaaaaattgtctacCTTCTAGCTATCACAGGCCAGTACTTTTAATTTCACTAATTCCTTCCTTAAGGACCATGACTGTATCCTCTCATGAACTATTGAGTATAAATATGCTCTTTCTTCAGCCAGTTATTTATACTCTGTCAGCTAAAGCTAGAGAGATTGGTACCTGAAGTGCACCTGCAAAATATCCATAAATGCATGCAATACATTTACAAATCAAAACTAATTTTCTATAACACAGTATAGGGCTACATGTTCAAAATTAGGTCATAAGTGTCGCTGATTGTTGCATCAGTTCCCAAAGCATTTTATAGAGGTCACAGGAAATGTGAATTGCCTTGCAGAAAATGACCAAAATGAGGCTGAGTAATCTCATACGAATATGGATTTAAAACCAAAGATTTGGCATGTGCCTATAATAGGAAAAAGGACTCATTGCAATCTAGTGCAGGCAGAATATAATTAAAAGGCATTCTGTGttacagaaaaggaactttttaaACATGCCACACACATTTGGAATCATAAAACACTGGACCATAGCTTGCTATTTACTGCTGCTTCTGTGAAATACTAGAGATAAACTATTTCCTCATCTCAAGCCTCAAAGGCCATTTGTGAAGTGACAGCTGAGGAAAAAGAGTTGCAATTTcagacaaacattttaaatcagtAGGAAGACCTGAAACAGTTTTGAGAACAACTCTGCAGGGTTACATTTTAAAGGACTGAAGATTATTAACTGGGGCACAAAATTCAGTGCCATTGtgtgtgtctcccccccccccctttttacaTGTTAAGTGTATATTTGTTGCGATTAGCATACCGGTATGTAGTCCATTCACTCCTCATCTAATTAATGGCCTAGCGCTGTGACCCTTtaaatggggcgggggaggggcgcaaactttttggcccgagggccacaacaggattgtgaaactgtatggagggccgggtagggaaggctgtgccttcccaaacagcccgacccccactccctatccgcccctgctccttatcccctgaccgccccctcccaagatcccacccccatccaacccccccttctctctgtcccctgactgtcctgacccctatccagccccccaacccccccgttccccatcccatAACCGCCCCCCCtaaaacctccgccccatccacccatctcctgtcccctgactgtcccccaggaccacctgccccttatccaacacccctgcccccttactatgccgctcagagtggcaggactggcagccaagccacccagccggagccagccGCGCTGGCAGCGTGGttgcaggggaggaggcacagcaggggagaggccgggggctagcctccccagccaggagctcaagggccaggccggatggtcctgcgggccggatgtggcctgcaggttgtagtttgcccacctctgctttaaatCCCACTTTTTTCAAGCATTGTTTCCATTACCTTTACTATATGGTTTTTGGTCTTATTCTATTTTGAACTGCTTTGCAACATCTTGGCTGGTTCATGTGTCAGAACATCACTTCAGATTTGACTTGCAGAGTAACATGGATGTTAAGTTTCATCAAAGAGGAAATAGCTCTCAGATGTATTATAATTGTTCCCTTCTGTTACACTGGGTAGAGAGGGTGCTACAGCTGCTATATTGTAAAGCTACTTGTTTCTTCTGTGTGGCCGTCAAAATTCATAGAAATCTCTTCAGTTGGTATATTGCGACTTCTCCTCCAATGTCCAAAATTTTTTGCTATTTTCATAATGTGCATTTTAAGAGAGTTTCCCATAAGGACGTACAAGATTGGATTCAGGCAGCTGTGAAACAAGGCTATACTCTTAGTTATTTGGAGGGCAACATCTATGGTTTTACTCATGTCACAGTCTGTAATCAGCAAGTAGATGACGTCTATGGCTCGCCAGAACTTGACTACGTTGTAAGGCAGCTGAGTGACGATGAAAACAGCCACTACTGTCAGCAGGACTTTGAGGGGCCtagatttttgaacatttggagaCCTCAAGAGTGCTCTGGCAATAGCTGAGTAGCAGGTCAGCATGATGAGGAAGGGTAACACAAACACTAGCATAACTTCCACGATTTGAATGGTTGCTTTAAGGAGTGTTCCCAAATCCACTGGAAATACAGGAAAGCATCCATACCGGTCACTGTTTTTCTTGACTGTGTTAAAAATCAGTTCAGGAATGCTCAACAAAATGGCAACCAACCAGACACCGATACAGGTTACGCTGCATTGCTTTCCACTTCTTTGGCGACTTTGGGTTTTGGAAATGGCATTATATCTATCCACACTGATGCAAGCCAGAAACTGCATGCTAGAGCTGAAGTTCATGGTGTATAAAGCAGAAGTGACCTTGCACATGATGTTTCCAAGCACCCATCCAAGGACTGCATTTGCAGCCCAGAAAGGGAGGGTGAATAGCAGTAACAGATCAGCAATTGCCAAGTTGATGATATAAACATCTGTCTTAGTCTTTGGTTTCTTGCAGTAGGCATAGATTGCCACCACTAATGAATTTCCTGCAATTCCCACAATGAAAGCCAGTGAATAAAACACAGGTAGGAACAACTTAGTGAAATTTCTCACCTCCTCTTTTTCACAAAGCATTTCATACTGAGTATAGTCAAAGGTGAAGTTTGATTCACTGTTGTCCTCATAATAGTCCATTGAGGTATTTTCACCCTGCTCCATAGCAAAAGCtacaagacaaaaaacaaatcCAAGTTGATTGCATGTTTAAAGATTGTCAGTGGGCCCTAGAACACGTTAGGGTTTGTATAAAGGTCTAAACTAAATACAAGTAAAAACTAATACTatgaatacatttgaaaataGTAAGATACTACCCCAAACAAGCAACAGAGCTACAGCTCCTAGGAAGACACGGTTCCCTGCCCCTATCTGTTTATAGAGCCCCTAGCACATCTGAGCAAAACAATCCTGGCTGGAGAGTTAGGGTGCTATCACAATACATACACTGAGAAGGAGAGCTACCTGTTTGAAACTGAGGCAGACCTTGCTAAGGGGTGCCTGCAGTTGTATATTTCAGcaggggtgtgagtgtgtgtgtgagacttgCCAGGTGCAAGTCAGCTGCTTATGGGAGGTGGCTGCTTAAAAACAGAGCAGAATTGGCCCCAATTCTGGCCATATTGAGTTCATTGGTGCTCTGCATGAGTGCAGGGTCCACCTACACGGATCTATTTGTAGGATTGATAGTCTGGGTATGTCTCCACAGCAAAAGCTAGCCTACCTAAGTTCGCTTGAATCCAGCGAATGCACATAACAACAGTGAGGACAGTGCAATGCAGGCTTCAGAACAGGCTCGCAAACAGAGTACGTATGCAGGGCTGCACTGTCTTTACTACTATCGTTACCTGTCCCAGATGTATTCAAGCTTGCTTGAGTAGGCTAGTCGttgcacagcttttgctgtggAGACGTACCCTCTGAGGCAGTCTCAGTcctgaagaaagaaaggaagcCACCTATTAGTTTTCCCAGTAAACTATGCACAGACAGTTTTGTATCTAGTGAGAATTTTTAAAGGTCAGCAAAATTGTTCAAAACCAAAAACT
The Natator depressus isolate rNatDep1 chromosome 2, rNatDep2.hap1, whole genome shotgun sequence DNA segment above includes these coding regions:
- the ACKR4 gene encoding atypical chemokine receptor 4 is translated as MEQGENTSMDYYEDNSESNFTFDYTQYEMLCEKEEVRNFTKLFLPVFYSLAFIVGIAGNSLVVAIYAYCKKPKTKTDVYIINLAIADLLLLFTLPFWAANAVLGWVLGNIMCKVTSALYTMNFSSSMQFLACISVDRYNAISKTQSRQRSGKQCSVTCIGVWLVAILLSIPELIFNTVKKNSDRYGCFPVFPVDLGTLLKATIQIVEVMLVFVLPFLIMLTCYSAIARALLRSPNVQKSRPLKVLLTVVAVFIVTQLPYNVVKFWRAIDVIYLLITDCDMSKTIDVALQITKSIALFHSCLNPILYVLMGNSLKMHIMKIAKNFGHWRRSRNIPTEEISMNFDGHTEETSSFTI